One Tunturibacter gelidoferens genomic region harbors:
- a CDS encoding HAD-IIIC family phosphatase, with protein sequence MQSDTERQELRRAIKDAATSQDAATAVGVARKLLATSSKPADVMFCASSFTALGDALVSQLQARRLKTHIVRSVTIEPILPSLTTEAVLSNYVLDLNIGGYGSYVDELLNPLSALAKFKPDLVFILLDLEDIAGRLPDLCADGIGDAVEAEIEESVTRIAQLLGNFRSGSSARILFQGCVVPDQTSLGDVGEANLPHSLTNAVYQLNQKLAALCRSVSDCVFFDVDHLAARHGRASWRDARMFLASRLPVASACFGAYSRGLVRSFSPLFRAPRKVLCTDLDNTLWGGVLGEEGPEGIATGSAFPGNCYLEYQRYLKQLSSRGILLAIVSKNNDADVREAFQIRAADLGLTLNHFVATKISWNEKATSIRELAEELSLGLDSFVFVDDNPVECEAIRQQLPEVAVIAAPVEEPWKLVELLSSQPFFDAAVVTDDDLNRLNEYKAQAQRAELANTAGDRDEFLASLEIVCTFLSALDAPLARSVQLLAKTNQFNLTTRRHSTAEVEEFASAAGGQAIAVRVRDRFGDAGVVGLALARTEGDTCSIDSLLLSCRVIGRGIETALLAHLGANAIRAGAIRLVGEFIPTKKNAPCADFYLDHGFVKDPSSRDASPDSIFYQLDLTTAAPESPKWLNPGRK encoded by the coding sequence ATGCAAAGTGATACAGAGCGACAGGAATTGCGCCGCGCTATCAAGGATGCCGCGACGTCGCAGGATGCAGCAACTGCGGTAGGGGTTGCGCGAAAGCTCCTCGCCACCTCCAGCAAACCCGCCGACGTTATGTTCTGCGCCTCGTCGTTTACAGCCCTGGGCGACGCTCTCGTGAGCCAACTGCAAGCCAGACGACTCAAAACTCACATCGTCCGGTCAGTAACGATTGAGCCGATCCTACCCTCTCTGACCACCGAAGCGGTGCTGTCAAACTATGTCCTCGATCTGAACATCGGTGGCTACGGCTCTTACGTCGATGAGCTGCTCAATCCCCTAAGCGCCCTCGCCAAGTTCAAGCCTGACCTCGTCTTCATCCTGTTGGATCTCGAAGACATCGCAGGCCGTCTGCCAGATCTCTGTGCGGACGGTATAGGCGACGCTGTTGAGGCAGAGATCGAAGAATCCGTCACGCGCATCGCTCAGCTGCTGGGAAACTTTCGCTCCGGCAGCTCTGCGCGCATTCTCTTTCAAGGCTGCGTTGTTCCCGACCAAACCTCGCTTGGAGACGTCGGAGAGGCGAACCTCCCCCACAGTCTAACCAACGCGGTCTACCAGCTGAACCAAAAGCTCGCGGCCTTATGCCGTTCCGTCTCAGACTGTGTCTTCTTCGATGTGGATCATCTTGCAGCCCGTCACGGCCGCGCAAGCTGGCGCGACGCGCGAATGTTTTTGGCATCCCGCCTTCCCGTAGCCTCTGCCTGCTTCGGAGCTTACTCGCGCGGCCTGGTTCGCTCGTTCTCCCCGCTCTTTCGTGCTCCCCGCAAAGTTCTGTGTACGGACCTCGACAACACCTTATGGGGCGGAGTTCTGGGAGAGGAAGGGCCGGAGGGCATCGCTACCGGCAGCGCCTTCCCGGGCAACTGCTACCTCGAATATCAGAGGTATCTCAAGCAACTATCGTCTCGCGGTATCCTTCTCGCCATCGTCTCAAAGAACAACGACGCAGACGTTCGCGAGGCCTTTCAAATCCGCGCCGCCGACCTGGGACTCACCCTGAATCATTTCGTCGCGACGAAGATCAGCTGGAACGAAAAGGCAACCTCTATTCGTGAGCTTGCAGAAGAGCTTTCTCTCGGCCTCGACTCCTTCGTCTTTGTCGATGACAACCCGGTAGAGTGTGAAGCAATCCGTCAACAACTGCCCGAGGTGGCCGTGATCGCAGCTCCGGTCGAGGAACCATGGAAGCTGGTTGAGCTCCTTTCGTCTCAACCGTTCTTCGACGCCGCTGTCGTCACCGACGACGACCTCAATCGTCTGAACGAATACAAAGCGCAGGCTCAACGAGCAGAGCTCGCCAACACAGCAGGAGATCGCGATGAGTTTCTCGCCTCGCTCGAGATCGTCTGCACCTTCCTCAGTGCTTTGGACGCCCCCCTCGCACGTTCAGTTCAACTTCTCGCCAAGACAAATCAGTTCAATCTCACCACACGCCGGCATTCCACAGCTGAGGTAGAGGAGTTCGCTTCCGCCGCAGGAGGTCAGGCAATCGCCGTTCGCGTACGCGACCGTTTCGGCGATGCTGGAGTTGTCGGGCTAGCCCTCGCACGTACAGAGGGTGATACCTGTTCCATCGATTCCCTGCTGTTATCGTGCCGGGTGATCGGCCGTGGCATCGAAACCGCGCTGTTGGCGCACCTCGGAGCGAATGCCATCAGAGCGGGCGCCATACGTCTGGTCGGCGAATTCATTCCGACGAAGAAAAACGCTCCTTGCGCAGACTTCTATCTCGATCACGGCTTTGTCAAAGATCCCTCATCGAGGGATGCTTCGCCTGACTCTATCTTTTATCAACTTGATCTGACCACCGCGGCGCCTGA
- a CDS encoding serine O-acetyltransferase gives MNKFSEDIARYRSMGHSGKQLWLNPAIWAITIYRFGNWLYSANPFVLIRIPLKIVYFFAYMFSEVVMEMCLDPQATIGGGLYIAHIGGVHINPQAIIGSNCDIAHRVTIGASAMGRKGAPVLGDRVYIGTGATLVGKIKVGSGAKIAANTLVMSNIPEGATVMGVPGRIIMRAPKAVESPAPAVAETTDAK, from the coding sequence ATGAATAAATTCTCCGAAGATATAGCACGTTACCGATCCATGGGCCATAGCGGGAAACAGCTTTGGCTGAACCCCGCGATATGGGCGATCACGATCTATCGATTTGGTAATTGGCTCTACTCTGCGAACCCTTTTGTCTTGATTCGGATTCCTCTAAAGATCGTGTACTTCTTCGCCTACATGTTCTCTGAGGTCGTCATGGAGATGTGTCTCGATCCCCAGGCTACGATCGGCGGCGGCCTCTACATCGCGCACATCGGCGGCGTTCACATCAACCCACAGGCGATTATCGGAAGCAACTGCGACATCGCCCATCGTGTAACCATCGGCGCTTCTGCAATGGGCCGCAAAGGCGCGCCGGTCCTTGGCGACCGGGTCTACATCGGCACAGGCGCGACGCTGGTCGGCAAGATCAAGGTGGGCAGTGGCGCAAAGATTGCCGCCAACACGCTCGTCATGAGCAACATTCCAGAGGGCGCGACGGTCATGGGAGTACCCGGCCGCATCATCATGAGAGCACCGAAGGCGGTCGAATCCCCCGCCCCCGCGGTAGCGGAGACCACAGATGCAAAGTGA
- a CDS encoding oligosaccharide flippase family protein, which produces MAVGFFFAPFILHRLGDAAYGVWVLAISVVGYLGLMDLGLQSSVLRFVSKGHTTGDHEGSSEAISAALWVRLQIGAVCLVLSVGLAAIFPLWFKVPPALASDARKAILLIGLTTVIGMTFGVASAVLSALNRYDLQNYVGLTQTAIRVMGVVYALRTGHGIISIAFCELIAIIVSSALLLYTAHRLYPELRVKLQKPKRETLRKLWVYSSYAFLTTIAVQLVYQADNLVVGAFVSATAVTYYAIGNSLCRYASQIVGSIGGSFVPAASTYEAAGDTAGLLALFRNGTRATIMVSLPILITLVVRGRTFISLWMGPQYAQSSGTVLIILCTALFFSFANRTAASIAYGVEKHKASALWAISEGVTNLILSVVLVRWYGIYGVALGTMIPSLIVHVVFWPRYISKLVGLSAFEVIWNVWAPMFLAGVPFVIASYAMAAFPVHNLTIFFIQVLATLPVYFLAVAFIFRGYVRQQVVPRIRSLLFTSAH; this is translated from the coding sequence ATGGCAGTCGGATTCTTTTTTGCGCCATTCATTCTGCATCGCCTCGGAGACGCCGCCTACGGAGTATGGGTGCTGGCCATCTCGGTCGTAGGCTATCTGGGCCTGATGGACCTGGGCCTGCAAAGTTCTGTCCTGAGGTTTGTCTCGAAGGGCCATACCACCGGAGATCATGAAGGATCCTCGGAGGCAATCTCCGCCGCGCTCTGGGTACGCTTACAGATCGGCGCAGTCTGCCTGGTGCTGAGTGTCGGCCTGGCTGCCATCTTCCCATTGTGGTTCAAAGTCCCACCCGCGCTGGCGAGCGACGCTCGCAAGGCCATTCTTTTGATCGGGCTAACCACAGTCATTGGAATGACCTTCGGTGTCGCTTCGGCTGTTCTTTCTGCGCTCAATCGTTACGATCTGCAAAATTATGTCGGTCTCACGCAGACTGCGATCCGAGTCATGGGAGTTGTCTACGCACTACGCACCGGGCACGGGATTATCTCCATTGCTTTCTGCGAGCTCATCGCGATCATCGTCAGCAGTGCCCTTCTCTTGTATACCGCGCATCGTCTTTATCCTGAACTGAGAGTGAAGCTGCAAAAACCGAAGAGGGAGACCCTGCGAAAACTCTGGGTCTACAGCTCGTATGCCTTTCTGACGACCATCGCAGTCCAGTTGGTCTATCAGGCGGACAATCTGGTTGTCGGCGCCTTCGTCTCCGCGACTGCAGTCACTTACTATGCCATCGGCAACTCCCTCTGTCGATACGCCAGTCAGATCGTAGGCTCGATCGGCGGATCCTTCGTTCCAGCCGCAAGCACCTATGAGGCGGCTGGCGACACGGCTGGACTTCTTGCGCTCTTCAGAAACGGGACGCGAGCGACGATCATGGTCTCCCTGCCGATACTCATCACCCTGGTCGTTCGCGGTCGCACCTTCATTTCACTTTGGATGGGACCGCAGTATGCGCAGAGCTCGGGAACAGTTCTGATCATTCTTTGCACGGCGCTTTTCTTCTCGTTCGCAAACAGAACCGCCGCATCAATTGCCTACGGAGTAGAAAAACATAAGGCCTCCGCTCTCTGGGCGATCTCAGAGGGAGTCACAAATCTGATACTGAGCGTCGTCCTGGTTCGCTGGTACGGCATCTATGGCGTTGCGCTCGGAACCATGATCCCGAGTTTGATCGTCCATGTGGTCTTCTGGCCGCGCTACATCTCAAAGCTGGTCGGACTCAGTGCTTTTGAGGTCATATGGAATGTCTGGGCTCCCATGTTTCTCGCCGGGGTACCCTTCGTCATAGCTTCTTACGCCATGGCAGCCTTCCCGGTCCATAACTTGACGATATTTTTCATCCAGGTTCTAGCTACGTTGCCGGTTTACTTTCTCGCGGTTGCCTTTATCTTCCGAGGCTATGTTCGACAGCAGGTCGTCCCGCGAATACGTTCTTTGTTGTTTACCAGCGCGCACTGA
- a CDS encoding glycosyltransferase codes for MRSADSNVVEAEKPTIAHFLPWDGIGGVEIATLRIIEATRDQFRHVAFCKPAALELKEACEKAGVVVVSYIPPEPSVRHALRYFKQSLTVAREMKRLGVNLAHCSETKATYHNSLAAFLARVPMITHVRSRYPEIGLRDRLGFLGVAGYVFVSQDSRRQFALRIPDAKARVLYDAVDITEPQKASVSKTLRKELGVAEGATLVGMIARVNPQKDYDTLANAAALVLAHRTDVQFLVVGDNSVVEMNREHYRHVHQRLVDLGIADRFIFTGFRSDVPRIVSALDLFVLCTHREGLPLSILEAMALGKTVIATRVDGIPEVIIDGVTGYLHGHEKSDELANAILKCIEHPELAKQIGDAAREHCRRTYNSQVFTANVAQIYREFLPS; via the coding sequence ATGCGAAGCGCAGATTCCAACGTGGTTGAGGCTGAAAAGCCGACAATCGCACATTTTCTCCCGTGGGACGGCATCGGAGGCGTCGAGATTGCGACTCTCCGAATCATAGAGGCAACGCGGGATCAGTTTCGTCACGTGGCGTTTTGTAAGCCAGCCGCGCTGGAGTTGAAGGAAGCCTGCGAAAAAGCGGGAGTGGTGGTGGTGTCGTACATTCCGCCAGAGCCAAGCGTTCGGCATGCACTGCGTTACTTCAAACAGTCCCTGACTGTGGCGCGAGAGATGAAGCGGCTTGGCGTAAATCTGGCCCATTGTTCCGAGACGAAGGCGACCTATCACAACAGTCTCGCGGCGTTTCTGGCTCGAGTGCCGATGATTACCCATGTGCGATCGAGATATCCCGAGATTGGCCTGCGCGATCGGCTTGGCTTTCTCGGAGTGGCAGGATACGTTTTTGTTTCTCAGGACTCAAGACGACAGTTCGCGCTGAGGATTCCCGATGCCAAGGCGCGGGTCCTTTATGACGCAGTGGATATCACCGAACCACAAAAGGCTTCCGTCAGCAAAACGCTCCGCAAGGAATTAGGCGTGGCCGAGGGCGCGACCCTGGTGGGAATGATTGCCAGGGTAAATCCACAGAAGGACTACGACACGTTGGCCAACGCGGCTGCGTTGGTTCTTGCTCACCGAACTGATGTACAGTTTCTGGTGGTCGGGGACAACTCTGTGGTGGAGATGAATCGAGAGCACTACCGGCATGTGCACCAGCGTCTGGTTGACCTTGGTATCGCCGACCGGTTTATCTTCACGGGCTTTCGATCGGATGTGCCGCGTATCGTTTCGGCACTGGATCTCTTCGTGCTCTGCACTCACAGGGAGGGTCTGCCGCTCTCGATCCTCGAGGCGATGGCATTAGGCAAGACTGTCATTGCAACCAGAGTCGATGGAATTCCTGAGGTGATTATCGATGGTGTAACCGGATATCTCCACGGTCACGAGAAGAGCGATGAGTTGGCCAATGCGATCCTCAAATGTATCGAGCATCCGGAGTTGGCTAAGCAAATTGGAGATGCGGCACGCGAACATTGCAGACGCACCTACAACTCTCAGGTGTTTACAGCCAATGTGGCCCAAATCTATCGTGAATTTCTGCCGAGCTGA
- a CDS encoding glycosyltransferase — MSEPSLTLLMPVLNGMPFLPETLESIERQDYKNWEILVWDNGSTDGTLEELHRWIPSRLPGRVISGEPLKLGPSLARLVLEAKTELCARIDADDVLYPHRLGMQVAFMQQHPEAGVLGTEVEFIDSKGAIRPHITPYSTQDADLRWLVRWLNPICHPTVMFRRSIILEAGNYRDLKPFEDHDLWFRVSLISELANLPEVLLKYRQHSASTMGQANSKYHTYFDAMAELNADLLFTGFSPQDAMDLRGKAIRDAEVRVALADLASYRRAAVTTAVAVGKPKTYFRSTKAYGMFHKEMIRNYLLQYGLVKTIMTARHRMLSKSE, encoded by the coding sequence ATGAGCGAGCCCTCTCTCACTCTGCTGATGCCTGTGCTGAACGGCATGCCTTTCCTGCCGGAGACCTTGGAATCGATCGAGCGTCAGGATTATAAAAACTGGGAGATTCTGGTATGGGACAACGGTTCGACCGATGGAACGCTTGAGGAGCTGCATCGCTGGATTCCTTCGCGGCTTCCCGGACGAGTCATCTCGGGGGAACCTCTGAAGCTTGGGCCTTCTCTGGCGAGATTGGTTCTCGAGGCGAAGACGGAGTTGTGTGCCAGGATCGACGCAGACGACGTCCTGTATCCACATCGCCTCGGGATGCAAGTTGCGTTCATGCAACAACATCCTGAAGCCGGAGTTTTGGGTACCGAGGTCGAATTTATCGATTCGAAGGGTGCGATACGCCCTCATATCACACCTTATTCGACACAGGACGCGGATCTCCGCTGGCTGGTGCGATGGCTTAATCCTATCTGCCATCCCACCGTGATGTTTCGGCGCAGCATCATCTTGGAAGCTGGAAACTACCGAGATCTGAAGCCTTTTGAGGATCACGATCTATGGTTTCGTGTGAGTTTAATCTCTGAACTGGCGAATTTGCCGGAGGTGCTTCTTAAATACAGGCAACACTCCGCAAGTACGATGGGTCAGGCCAATTCGAAGTACCACACCTACTTCGATGCCATGGCGGAGCTGAATGCGGATCTCCTCTTCACCGGCTTCTCTCCGCAGGATGCGATGGATCTGAGGGGGAAAGCTATTCGCGACGCGGAGGTGAGAGTGGCTTTGGCCGATTTGGCCTCCTATCGAAGAGCTGCCGTCACTACCGCGGTTGCTGTAGGCAAGCCGAAGACGTACTTTCGCTCAACGAAGGCGTATGGAATGTTTCACAAAGAGATGATACGGAATTACCTGCTGCAATATGGTCTCGTAAAGACGATCATGACCGCCCGGCATCGAATGCTGTCTAAGTCCGAATGA